The Sorangiineae bacterium MSr11367 genome window below encodes:
- a CDS encoding MBL fold metallo-hydrolase gives MNSYKNAALAVLVALTAVSCATVSSHVTSGASDMPAPPFRDELLSEKTVKVSEHVWAIIGFPNIGIVVGENATLVVDTGLGRRNGATVAKVATKLAPNNRLFLTTTHFHPEHAGGVLGFPAGTVLIRDKVQQDEMDRHGEELIRMFADTKDQWKSLLTGEQLRAPDETFERERILDLGGGVTARLLWLGPAHTKGDELIFVEPDKTLISGDVVQNKVGPFIYGEGGTPASWIAAVDEVAKLGPRHVVPDHSPIGDGSLVEQERALLVEVRDRAIALEREGVSAEQASRQIRGELTKKYPDWTIDELTGFVKGIYAK, from the coding sequence ATGAATTCGTACAAGAATGCCGCCCTGGCCGTGCTCGTCGCGCTCACCGCGGTTTCGTGCGCGACGGTTTCCTCGCACGTTACCTCTGGAGCGAGCGATATGCCGGCGCCTCCCTTTCGTGACGAGCTGCTTTCCGAAAAGACCGTGAAGGTATCCGAGCACGTCTGGGCGATCATTGGATTTCCCAACATCGGTATCGTCGTGGGGGAGAACGCGACCTTGGTGGTGGACACGGGCCTTGGCCGGCGCAATGGCGCCACTGTGGCAAAGGTCGCGACGAAGCTCGCGCCCAACAACCGCCTTTTCCTGACGACGACGCATTTTCACCCGGAACACGCGGGTGGCGTGCTGGGGTTCCCGGCTGGCACGGTGTTGATTCGTGACAAGGTGCAGCAGGACGAGATGGACCGCCACGGCGAGGAACTGATCCGGATGTTCGCGGACACGAAGGATCAGTGGAAATCGCTGCTCACCGGCGAGCAGCTTCGGGCCCCGGACGAGACCTTCGAGCGGGAGCGAATTCTGGATCTCGGCGGTGGCGTGACAGCACGCCTGCTCTGGCTGGGGCCGGCCCACACCAAAGGCGATGAGTTGATTTTCGTCGAGCCGGACAAAACGTTGATCTCGGGCGACGTCGTGCAGAACAAGGTCGGACCGTTCATTTACGGCGAGGGTGGGACCCCCGCGAGCTGGATTGCAGCGGTCGACGAGGTTGCGAAGCTTGGACCTCGCCATGTGGTTCCGGACCATAGTCCGATCGGAGATGGATCGCTGGTGGAGCAGGAGAGGGCGCTTCTCGTCGAAGTGAGGGATCGCGCCATCGCGCTCGAGCGGGAAGGGGTGAGCGCGGAGCAGGCAAGCCGTCAGATCCGGGGCGAGCTCACGAAGAAGTACCCCGATTGGACCATCGACGAGCTGACGGGGTTCGTGAAGGGCATTTACGCGAAGTGA